The following proteins are co-located in the Echinicola sp. 20G genome:
- the hutU gene encoding urocanate hydratase — protein MTTVSSKYTQEKYKTPTGSQLNCKGWLQEAALRMLLNNLDPEVAERPEDLIVYGGRGKAARNIESLDRIIKGLKILEEDETLLVQSGKPVGIVPTHSNAPRVLISNSQLVPNWANWEHFDKLEKAGLMMYGQMTAGSWIYIGSQGIVQGTFETYAELARQHFDGSLKGTLNVTAGLGGMGGAQPLAITMNEGVCLVAEVEEWRIKKRLETRYLDLMVNDLDEAIDEALKAKTENKAVSIGVPVNAVRLLERLQERNIVPDTLTDQTSAHDPLTGYYPHILSVEEANVLRESNPAEYTRLAYDSMFKHVELMLAFQKMGAVTFDYGNNLRARAKEKGLENAFGFPGFVPAFIRPLFCEGKGPFRWAALSGDPEDIRKTDEMILKLFPENESLKRWITLAQERIAFQGLPARICWLGQGEREKAGLAINEMVRKGELKAPIVIGRDHLDTGSVASPNRETEGMKDGSDAVADWPILNALMNTAGGASWVSLHHGGGVGMGYSIHAGMVIVADGTEAAEERLKRVLRNDPGLGVIRHADAGYKIAQQTAKKHSLDLNERM, from the coding sequence ATGACTACTGTATCATCAAAATATACCCAAGAAAAATATAAAACCCCAACAGGCAGTCAGTTGAACTGTAAGGGCTGGCTTCAGGAAGCTGCTTTGAGAATGTTACTCAATAACCTGGATCCGGAGGTGGCCGAAAGACCAGAGGACCTTATTGTGTATGGAGGTAGAGGTAAAGCGGCAAGAAATATAGAGTCTTTGGATAGGATCATTAAAGGCTTGAAAATATTGGAGGAAGATGAGACCCTTTTGGTACAGTCGGGGAAACCTGTTGGTATTGTACCTACCCATTCCAATGCTCCCCGAGTATTGATCTCCAATTCGCAGTTGGTGCCTAATTGGGCCAATTGGGAGCATTTTGACAAACTGGAAAAAGCAGGCTTGATGATGTATGGTCAAATGACTGCAGGATCGTGGATTTATATTGGTTCTCAAGGGATAGTTCAGGGCACATTTGAAACCTATGCTGAGTTGGCTAGACAACATTTTGATGGAAGCCTAAAAGGAACACTGAATGTTACAGCGGGACTTGGAGGTATGGGGGGAGCTCAACCTTTGGCCATCACCATGAATGAAGGAGTTTGTTTGGTGGCAGAAGTAGAGGAGTGGCGTATCAAAAAGCGCCTGGAAACCCGGTACCTTGACCTGATGGTCAATGATCTAGATGAGGCCATTGATGAAGCATTGAAAGCTAAAACAGAGAATAAAGCTGTTTCCATTGGAGTTCCAGTGAATGCAGTGCGATTGCTGGAAAGACTTCAGGAAAGAAACATCGTGCCTGATACATTGACCGACCAAACCTCGGCACACGATCCATTAACAGGGTATTATCCGCATATATTGTCTGTGGAAGAAGCTAATGTGCTTAGGGAAAGCAATCCGGCAGAATATACTCGATTGGCGTATGATTCGATGTTCAAGCATGTGGAATTAATGCTTGCATTCCAAAAAATGGGAGCTGTGACCTTTGATTATGGGAATAATTTAAGGGCAAGGGCCAAAGAGAAAGGCTTGGAGAATGCCTTTGGCTTCCCAGGATTTGTACCAGCGTTTATTCGTCCTTTGTTTTGTGAAGGAAAAGGGCCTTTCAGATGGGCGGCTCTATCTGGTGACCCTGAGGATATTCGCAAAACGGATGAGATGATTTTGAAACTATTTCCTGAAAATGAGTCATTGAAGAGGTGGATTACGCTTGCTCAAGAAAGGATTGCATTTCAAGGGCTTCCGGCAAGGATTTGTTGGCTGGGGCAAGGAGAGCGAGAAAAGGCCGGTTTGGCGATCAATGAAATGGTAAGAAAAGGAGAGTTGAAAGCTCCGATCGTGATAGGTAGGGACCATTTGGATACAGGGTCAGTAGCTTCTCCAAACCGGGAGACAGAGGGAATGAAGGATGGTTCTGATGCAGTAGCAGACTGGCCGATTCTTAATGCCTTGATGAACACAGCCGGAGGTGCCAGCTGGGTTTCCCTTCATCATGGTGGAGGTGTTGGGATGGGATATTCCATACATGCTGGAATGGTTATAGTGGCAGACGGAACAGAAGCTGCTGAGGAGCGATTGAAAAGAGTATTGAGAAATGATCCAGGGCTGGGGGTGATTCGTCATGCCGATGCAGGTTATAAAATTGCGCAGCAAACAGCTAAGAAACACAGTTTGGATTTAAATGAAAGAATGTAA
- the hutI gene encoding imidazolonepropionase, with amino-acid sequence MLIINIKSLCGVRTESKFLRGKEMAELLSIENAYLEVEGDRIVGFGEMDELQPEKLSLQTCIDATGQFVLPAWCDSHTHLVFAGSRESEFVDKIKGLSYAEIAKKGGGILNSAALLRNTSEDELFDQAWKRLQEVRAMGTGSIEIKSGYGLCVESELKMLRVIKRLKEQSDMDIKATFLGAHAFPPEYQNDHKGYIELICNEMLPRVAEEGLAEYVDVFFEKGFFDADETQRVIDAANKVGLKGKLHANQLTNSGGVQFGVVNNLLSVDHLESIGEEEIEVLKESQTIPTLLPSAAFFLRMSYPPARKMIDEGLGVALATDYNPGSSPSGNIPLLMSLSCVQMKMTPEEAVNAVTMNSACAMELEHELGSITVGKKANLVFTKPMNSLAYLPYAFGDNLIDKVMVAGKF; translated from the coding sequence ATGCTGATCATTAATATCAAGTCTCTGTGCGGTGTAAGAACTGAATCAAAGTTTTTAAGAGGTAAAGAAATGGCTGAGCTGCTTTCCATCGAAAATGCCTACTTAGAAGTGGAAGGAGATAGGATAGTTGGCTTTGGTGAAATGGACGAACTCCAGCCCGAAAAGCTTTCCTTACAAACTTGTATCGATGCGACAGGACAGTTTGTATTGCCCGCTTGGTGTGATTCTCATACCCATTTGGTTTTTGCGGGAAGTCGCGAGAGTGAATTTGTAGATAAGATCAAAGGTTTGAGTTATGCGGAAATCGCTAAAAAAGGAGGAGGGATTTTAAATTCTGCAGCTTTACTCCGAAATACATCAGAGGATGAGCTGTTTGATCAGGCATGGAAAAGATTGCAGGAGGTTCGTGCTATGGGAACAGGCTCCATAGAAATCAAGAGTGGCTATGGGCTTTGTGTGGAAAGTGAGTTGAAAATGCTTCGTGTCATCAAGAGGCTGAAGGAGCAGTCTGATATGGATATCAAAGCTACCTTTTTGGGGGCTCACGCATTTCCTCCAGAATATCAAAATGATCACAAAGGATATATAGAATTGATCTGTAACGAGATGTTACCAAGGGTGGCGGAGGAAGGATTGGCTGAATATGTGGATGTTTTCTTTGAGAAAGGCTTTTTTGATGCTGATGAGACCCAACGAGTAATTGATGCCGCAAATAAAGTTGGGCTAAAAGGAAAGTTGCATGCCAATCAACTTACTAACTCAGGAGGTGTTCAGTTTGGAGTGGTCAATAACCTGCTTTCTGTTGACCATCTGGAAAGTATAGGAGAGGAGGAGATAGAAGTTTTGAAAGAAAGCCAGACCATTCCTACATTGCTTCCGTCAGCGGCTTTTTTTCTGAGAATGTCATACCCTCCTGCTAGAAAAATGATAGATGAAGGCTTGGGAGTGGCTTTGGCAACAGATTACAACCCAGGATCCTCACCCAGTGGAAACATCCCATTATTGATGTCTTTGTCTTGTGTTCAGATGAAAATGACACCTGAGGAAGCCGTCAATGCCGTTACGATGAATTCAGCATGTGCTATGGAATTGGAACATGAGCTAGGAAGTATTACGGTTGGGAAAAAAGCCAATTTGGTATTTACCAAGCCAATGAATTCATTAGCTTATTTGCCATATGCTTTTGGAGATAATCTAATCGACAAGGTTATGGTGGCAGGAAAATTTTAG